The following are encoded in a window of Flavobacterium cupriresistens genomic DNA:
- a CDS encoding cytochrome-c peroxidase, with product MQKIKFVLWLFIPLFLGCSDNEEDQEYVNLPLAFTVPSNFPDMTYNIALNKPTEKGFELGKKLFYDGRLASDGLVSCGFCHIQANAFTHHGHTVSHGVNNEQGTRNATPIQNMAFQSAYMYDGAATNLDLQPIIPLTSIIEMNGDLNAILAMMKADKEYRKLFGQAFDDGTISTENMLKALSQFMVMMVSSNSKFDKYRRNEIGGTFTADEKAGYDLFQSKCASCHATDLMTDHSFRNNGLAVNPKVKDVGRYRVTELVSDYYKFKVQSLRNIEVSAPYMHDGRFGTLQAVLNHYASGVVDSETLDPILKQNGNLGIPLSENEKKQIIAFLKTLTDTQYLTDKRFSEF from the coding sequence ATGCAGAAAATAAAATTTGTTCTCTGGCTGTTTATTCCACTATTTTTAGGTTGCTCCGATAATGAAGAAGATCAAGAATATGTAAATCTTCCTTTAGCGTTTACTGTTCCATCCAATTTTCCGGATATGACCTATAATATTGCTTTAAATAAGCCTACAGAAAAAGGTTTCGAGTTAGGAAAAAAATTATTCTACGACGGACGCCTGGCCTCTGATGGCTTGGTCTCCTGTGGTTTTTGCCACATACAGGCTAATGCTTTCACACACCACGGTCACACAGTCAGTCATGGTGTAAATAATGAGCAAGGTACTCGTAACGCAACACCAATTCAGAATATGGCCTTCCAGTCTGCTTATATGTATGACGGAGCTGCCACTAATCTGGACTTACAACCCATTATTCCGTTGACAAGTATCATTGAAATGAATGGCGATCTGAACGCTATTCTGGCCATGATGAAAGCAGATAAAGAATACCGAAAATTATTTGGTCAGGCTTTTGACGACGGCACAATCAGCACTGAGAATATGCTCAAAGCTCTCTCGCAGTTTATGGTCATGATGGTTTCATCTAATTCTAAATTTGATAAATACAGACGAAATGAAATTGGTGGCACTTTTACTGCTGATGAAAAAGCGGGTTACGATTTATTCCAATCAAAATGTGCCTCCTGCCATGCAACAGATTTAATGACGGACCATTCCTTTCGCAATAATGGCCTGGCAGTAAATCCTAAAGTAAAAGATGTCGGACGTTACAGAGTCACTGAATTAGTATCTGATTATTATAAATTCAAAGTACAAAGTCTCCGTAATATAGAAGTTTCGGCTCCCTATATGCACGACGGACGATTTGGAACGCTGCAAGCAGTACTTAACCATTATGCCTCGGGAGTAGTGGACTCTGAAACTTTAGACCCTATTTTGAAACAAAATGGAAATCTCGGGATCCCACTTTCCGAAAATGAAAAAAAACAAATTATTGCGTTTTTAAAAACGCTCACTGATACACAATATTTAACCGATAAGCGATTTTCGGAATTTTAA
- a CDS encoding PepSY-associated TM helix domain-containing protein — translation MSKETNRKTAKKKDSKFIKKIKQHMYKWHRVIGLITIVPVIFWTLSGLMHPFMAHFFKPEIAREKLEQQHIDKNQLKYSIQEVLQKNELTQFKNFRIVSFNNATYYQVKTILGELWYFDTATAKKLENGDQKYAEWLSRYFLEDQKSAVKKSEVVTEFTSQYKYVNRYLPVYKLTFDRTDGMEIYVETSSGKLATFNPNSRQAFIWFFDVFHNWSFIDAISNNSIRIITMILLLSIISFSALSGIVIYGLLWKQFKKTDNLQPKKGLRKYHRQIGIWVSLFTLTFAFSGGYHATTKWEPYTLSQMVYEPTFETKDIGVANNILNLDWSRFQNIGIITLNDSIYYRCQLTEKETGKFKKPKSDANSKWGKKKESKSEVVYLNMATNTITPNLDLQYAEFLAYYFTDGAPKAACCEMTESSNDEPQPTLEDVKLLESKVLTDFESREYGFVNKRLPVTKLAYDTPEKTTYFIETATSRLAAVIKNSDKVEGYSFAFLHKFLFMDWAGKNIRDLTMVLAALIILVVSVLGFVLFLRK, via the coding sequence ATGAGTAAAGAAACAAACAGAAAAACGGCTAAAAAGAAGGATTCAAAATTCATTAAAAAAATCAAACAACACATGTACAAATGGCATCGTGTTATTGGATTAATTACAATTGTTCCTGTAATTTTCTGGACCTTATCGGGTTTGATGCATCCTTTTATGGCACATTTTTTTAAACCTGAAATCGCCCGCGAAAAACTGGAACAACAGCATATCGATAAAAATCAGCTAAAGTATTCTATTCAGGAAGTTCTACAAAAAAACGAATTGACACAGTTCAAAAATTTTAGAATTGTATCTTTTAATAATGCTACTTATTACCAAGTAAAAACAATCCTTGGTGAGCTATGGTATTTTGACACCGCCACTGCCAAAAAACTGGAAAACGGAGATCAAAAATATGCCGAATGGCTATCGCGTTACTTTCTGGAGGATCAAAAAAGCGCCGTTAAAAAAAGTGAAGTCGTAACCGAATTTACTTCACAATACAAATATGTCAATCGTTATTTACCGGTTTACAAACTGACATTCGATCGTACGGATGGAATGGAAATTTATGTAGAAACTTCCTCAGGCAAGCTGGCGACCTTCAATCCAAATTCAAGGCAAGCTTTTATTTGGTTTTTTGACGTTTTTCATAATTGGTCGTTTATTGATGCCATCTCTAACAACAGTATCCGGATTATAACGATGATCCTCCTCTTGTCTATTATTAGTTTTTCAGCTTTGAGTGGTATTGTAATTTATGGCTTATTGTGGAAACAATTTAAAAAAACAGATAATTTACAACCCAAAAAAGGACTTCGAAAATACCACCGCCAAATCGGAATCTGGGTTTCTCTTTTTACTTTGACCTTTGCTTTTAGCGGTGGATATCACGCTACCACCAAATGGGAGCCTTACACTTTATCACAAATGGTTTACGAGCCTACTTTTGAAACCAAAGATATTGGCGTTGCAAACAACATTCTGAATTTAGATTGGAGTCGTTTTCAAAACATTGGAATCATTACTTTAAACGACAGCATTTACTATCGTTGTCAGTTGACCGAAAAAGAAACCGGAAAATTCAAAAAACCAAAGTCGGACGCAAATTCAAAATGGGGCAAAAAAAAGGAGTCCAAATCAGAAGTGGTTTACCTCAATATGGCGACCAATACCATCACACCCAACCTTGATCTGCAATATGCGGAATTCCTTGCGTATTATTTTACAGATGGCGCCCCAAAAGCCGCTTGCTGTGAGATGACCGAAAGTTCAAATGACGAACCTCAACCCACTCTGGAAGATGTAAAACTACTGGAATCAAAAGTTTTAACTGATTTTGAAAGTCGTGAATATGGTTTTGTCAACAAAAGACTGCCAGTGACCAAACTAGCCTATGACACCCCTGAAAAAACAACTTATTTTATCGAAACAGCAACTTCAAGATTAGCCGCTGTCATAAAAAATTCAGACAAAGTAGAAGGGTACTCCTTTGCCTTTTTGCATAAATTTTTATTCATGGACTGGGCAGGAAAAAACATTCGCGATCTGACAATGGTACTAGCCGCACTGATTATTTTAGTTGTCAGTGTCTTAGGGTTTGTTCTTTTTTTGAGAAAATAG
- a CDS encoding TonB-dependent receptor, which translates to MKKIYFILLIIGQCVFAQNKVEKDSTKSQELENVFVTANRTATLRKETPVAISKITAKTINETKATAVYEIINKTPGVLMVNIGNEQHMMSIRQPMTTNAYYLYLEDGLPIRPMGIFNHNALLEINQFNIQNIEVVKGPVSSLYGPEAVGGTINLISLKPPVDPEFKFGVQVDTYGYRRFQAAGGATVGKVGFHIAGISNLQENGWMAYSDYNKDNLNARIDYNISPSTRLISNTMYGKYYSDMSGTVNEDAFNNRTYKSTSNFTYRKSEALRTRLTLEHDWNNNSSSYLTAYFRDNKLGQNPSYGIRWSPTVNPSTAKGEVNSNNFKSYGAIGQHTQKFDFLNTKIVAGALYDYSPVTYWSYVLDLKANLNPGEAGKQTVDSYEIIAEHPDSKLADYTADIINTAGYAQLSINPVNKLIFTVGGRYDNMKVKYNNALDLSSGSKVYDKITYKAGANYNPFTFAGIYANYSQGFAPPGITSIFRTKPGTGGTTAVPAEFYYNLEPATFNNVEIGGWFSLLENKLNLDYAFYYMEGKNELLNVKLADNTTDYRSAGETRHKGIEFGATYKPSKQFNIRLGGTYAQHTYIDFKLSDKPSDPVQNLNGKEMPAAPRWSGNSEVSYYPNWLPNLRTSIEWQLVGSYYQDQINTFKYSGYNLFNARIGYQWRKIEIYGNVMNLTDKLYAYNVSRANIANAQPTYTAAAPRTFVFGIQYNFSLKK; encoded by the coding sequence ATGAAAAAAATATACTTTATCCTACTGATCATAGGACAATGTGTTTTTGCACAAAACAAAGTAGAGAAAGATTCTACCAAATCTCAGGAACTGGAAAATGTTTTTGTAACGGCCAATCGTACTGCCACTTTACGCAAAGAAACCCCTGTTGCCATTAGTAAAATAACGGCCAAAACCATCAATGAAACCAAGGCAACTGCGGTTTACGAAATCATCAACAAAACCCCGGGCGTATTGATGGTCAATATAGGAAACGAACAACACATGATGTCGATTCGTCAACCTATGACAACCAATGCCTATTATTTGTATTTGGAAGATGGTTTACCGATTCGCCCCATGGGAATCTTCAACCACAATGCGTTATTAGAAATTAATCAATTTAACATTCAAAATATTGAAGTCGTAAAAGGCCCCGTTTCTTCTCTGTACGGACCGGAGGCTGTCGGCGGAACCATCAATTTAATTTCGCTAAAACCACCTGTTGACCCCGAATTTAAGTTTGGAGTTCAGGTAGATACTTATGGCTACAGGAGATTTCAGGCTGCCGGTGGTGCAACTGTTGGAAAAGTCGGTTTTCATATTGCCGGAATTTCAAATTTACAAGAAAATGGCTGGATGGCGTATTCTGATTACAACAAAGACAATCTCAATGCCAGAATCGATTACAATATCTCCCCTTCTACCCGATTGATCAGTAACACAATGTATGGAAAATACTATTCGGATATGAGCGGTACGGTTAACGAAGATGCTTTTAACAACAGAACCTACAAAAGCACTTCTAATTTCACGTACAGAAAATCGGAAGCTTTGCGAACCCGTCTAACATTAGAACACGACTGGAATAACAATTCAAGCAGTTATCTTACAGCCTATTTTCGTGATAATAAATTAGGACAAAATCCATCCTACGGAATCAGATGGAGTCCAACTGTCAATCCTTCCACAGCCAAGGGCGAAGTAAATTCAAACAACTTCAAAAGTTACGGGGCAATTGGGCAGCACACCCAAAAGTTCGATTTCCTGAATACTAAAATTGTAGCGGGTGCTTTATACGATTATTCCCCAGTAACCTATTGGTCGTATGTCCTTGATTTGAAAGCCAATCTAAATCCGGGAGAAGCAGGAAAACAAACCGTAGATTCTTATGAAATTATTGCCGAACATCCAGACTCAAAACTCGCGGATTATACCGCCGATATTATCAACACCGCCGGATATGCTCAGCTAAGTATTAATCCGGTAAATAAATTAATCTTTACCGTTGGTGGTCGTTATGACAATATGAAAGTGAAGTATAACAACGCCCTCGATCTTTCCTCCGGGAGTAAGGTTTATGATAAAATAACGTATAAAGCCGGAGCCAATTACAATCCGTTTACATTTGCGGGGATATATGCAAACTACTCACAAGGTTTTGCACCTCCCGGAATCACCTCCATTTTCAGAACTAAACCTGGTACAGGAGGGACAACAGCTGTTCCTGCCGAGTTTTATTACAATCTGGAACCGGCTACTTTCAATAATGTCGAAATAGGCGGATGGTTTTCTCTCTTAGAAAATAAACTAAACTTGGATTATGCATTCTATTATATGGAAGGCAAGAATGAATTACTAAATGTAAAACTTGCAGATAATACCACTGATTATCGCTCGGCTGGAGAAACCCGCCACAAAGGAATTGAATTTGGTGCTACTTATAAACCTTCCAAACAATTCAACATTCGTCTTGGCGGAACTTACGCACAACATACTTACATTGATTTTAAACTTTCGGACAAACCGTCAGATCCTGTTCAGAATCTAAACGGTAAAGAAATGCCCGCAGCTCCAAGATGGTCCGGAAATTCTGAAGTTAGTTATTACCCCAATTGGCTTCCCAATTTAAGAACTTCAATTGAATGGCAGCTTGTTGGCAGTTATTACCAGGATCAGATTAATACCTTCAAGTACAGCGGGTATAACTTGTTTAATGCCCGAATTGGTTATCAATGGAGAAAAATTGAAATCTATGGAAACGTAATGAATCTTACGGATAAATTATATGCCTACAATGTCTCCAGAGCCAATATAGCAAATGCTCAACCCACTTATACAGCGGCAGCACCGAGAACTTTTGTATTTGGAATTCAGTATAATTTTTCCTTAAAAAAATAA
- a CDS encoding transporter, which translates to MKRILLTIVLLVGLSAYSFTEKDSLSSFTFQRLAMLEDFDCDACGCSASGGSMGFSSMLNNNFVGVRYFKQSYTSRDGIFNNSPWIDENFNTVQAWARIPITQKIQISALVPYHFHERELTSGTESIAGLGDITVMGLYSVYETKKDSTLFTHKINLGAGVKMPTGKFAEANNLGSINQSFQLGTGSWDYLLVSEYVIKKNNLGLNTMLNYVFKTENSKNYQYGDQFNYASTLFYLFNLEAFQLVPQLGLAGEVYQTNKQHGLDLPDTAGDILFGKFGIEVGRDKFSLGINAMLPINQNLSSGKMEANYRWGINLNYTL; encoded by the coding sequence ATGAAAAGAATACTCTTAACAATAGTGCTTTTAGTTGGGCTTTCGGCCTATAGTTTTACAGAAAAAGACTCACTGTCAAGTTTTACCTTTCAGCGTTTGGCTATGCTCGAAGATTTTGATTGTGACGCTTGCGGGTGCTCGGCAAGTGGCGGAAGCATGGGATTTAGTTCTATGTTAAACAATAACTTTGTCGGAGTTCGTTACTTCAAACAAAGTTATACCAGCCGCGACGGGATTTTCAACAATTCTCCGTGGATCGACGAGAACTTCAATACTGTTCAGGCCTGGGCAAGGATTCCGATTACGCAAAAAATCCAGATTTCGGCACTGGTTCCGTACCATTTTCACGAACGTGAATTAACATCAGGTACCGAAAGTATTGCAGGTTTGGGGGACATCACCGTAATGGGACTATATTCTGTTTATGAAACAAAAAAAGACAGCACCCTCTTTACCCACAAAATAAACCTGGGCGCAGGAGTAAAAATGCCAACCGGAAAATTTGCCGAAGCCAATAATTTAGGAAGTATCAATCAGAGCTTTCAATTAGGAACCGGAAGCTGGGATTATTTATTGGTTTCAGAATATGTAATTAAGAAAAATAATTTAGGGTTGAACACCATGCTGAACTATGTTTTCAAAACCGAGAACAGTAAAAACTATCAGTACGGAGATCAGTTTAACTATGCCAGTACGCTATTTTATTTATTTAATCTGGAGGCCTTTCAACTGGTTCCACAATTAGGTTTAGCCGGAGAAGTTTATCAAACCAACAAACAGCATGGTTTAGATTTGCCCGATACGGCAGGTGATATACTGTTTGGGAAATTCGGAATTGAGGTCGGAAGAGACAAATTTTCTTTGGGTATAAACGCCATGTTGCCTATCAACCAAAATTTATCCAGCGGAAAAATGGAAGCCAATTACAGATGGGGTATTAATTTGAATTACACCCTTTAA
- the secA gene encoding preprotein translocase subunit SecA — MSFINSIIKVFVGDKSQKDVKALQPYLNKIKTFETSLMGLSHDELRARTVYFKETIKEARADKDAKIAALKAEVENIEDIDKREDLYDAIDTLEKEAYEISEKTLLEILPEAFSVVKETARRFKDNTHIEVTATPKDREFSAAKPYIEINGDKAVWANKWNAAGKEITWDMIHYDVQLIGGMVLHEGKVAEMQTGEGKTLVATLPLYLNALTGNGVHLVTVNDYLAKRDSTWKAPLFEFHGLTVDCIDNHQPSTEQRKKAYDADITYGTNNEFGFDYLRDNMAHSPSDLVQRKHNYAIVDEVDSVLIDDARTPLIISGPVPQGDRHEFNELKPKIENLVAQQRQLANGFLSEAKKLIKEGNTKEGGFLLLRAYRSLPKNKALIKFLSEEGIKQLLQKTENQYMQDNNREMHKVDEALYFVIEEKNNQVELTDNGIQYLSGDTDPDFFVLPDIGTEIAAIEKQKLDKDSEAEARERLFQDFGVKSERIHTLTQLLKAYALFEKDVEYVIMENKIMIVDEQTGRIMDGRRYSDGLHQAIEAKENVKIEAATQTFATVTLQNYFRMYSKLGGMTGTAVTEAGELWQIYKLDVVEIPTNRPISRQDKEDYIYKTTREKFNAVIEDVTELSNAGRPVLIGTTSVEISELLSRMLKMRGVTHNVLNAKMHKQEAQIVEEAGKAGVVTIATNMAGRGTDIKLSPEVKAAGGLAIVGTERHDSRRVDRQLRGRAGRQGDPGSSQFYVSLEDNLMRLFGSERVAKVMDRMGLQEGEVIQHSMMTKSIERAQKKVEENNFGVRKRLLEYDDVMNSQREVVYKRRRHALFGERLKLDIANMLYDTCEVVVSHNKAMNDFKTFEFDLIRYFSITSPISEADFTKLTDIEITGKVYKETLAFYTEKTERSAREAFPIIKGVYEEPNNHFERIVVPFTDGIKTLNVVTDLKKAYDTEGAQLIADFEKNITLSIVDEAWKKHLRKMDELKQSVQLAVHEQKDPLLIYKLEAFKLFRGMLDNVNKEVISFLFKGDLPAQNVPEIQEAREVRQKENFKLSKDEIVNSEDINREAGQTQERQITETIVRDMPKINRNDTVTVQEVATGKTETMKFKKAETLIANGEWVIVK; from the coding sequence ATGAGTTTCATAAACAGTATTATTAAAGTCTTTGTAGGTGACAAGTCACAGAAAGATGTCAAAGCTTTACAACCTTATTTAAACAAAATTAAAACATTCGAAACCAGCTTAATGGGTTTGTCTCACGACGAACTAAGAGCCAGAACCGTGTATTTTAAAGAAACAATTAAAGAAGCAAGAGCAGACAAAGATGCTAAAATTGCAGCGCTTAAAGCTGAAGTTGAAAACATCGAAGACATCGACAAAAGAGAAGATCTTTATGATGCTATTGATACGCTTGAAAAAGAAGCATACGAAATCTCAGAAAAAACTTTATTAGAGATTTTACCTGAGGCATTTTCTGTTGTAAAAGAAACGGCTCGTCGTTTTAAAGACAACACACACATCGAAGTTACGGCTACTCCAAAAGACCGTGAATTTTCTGCTGCTAAACCTTATATCGAAATTAATGGCGATAAAGCGGTTTGGGCTAATAAATGGAATGCTGCAGGTAAGGAAATTACCTGGGACATGATTCATTATGATGTGCAGTTAATTGGTGGAATGGTTTTGCATGAAGGTAAAGTTGCCGAAATGCAAACGGGTGAAGGTAAAACATTAGTGGCTACACTTCCATTATACCTGAATGCTTTGACTGGAAACGGTGTTCACCTAGTAACCGTAAATGATTACTTAGCAAAACGTGATAGTACCTGGAAAGCACCTTTATTCGAATTCCACGGTTTAACCGTTGATTGTATCGATAATCACCAACCAAGTACAGAACAAAGAAAAAAAGCATACGATGCTGATATCACTTACGGAACCAATAACGAATTTGGTTTTGACTACTTAAGAGATAATATGGCACATTCGCCAAGCGATTTAGTTCAAAGAAAACACAATTATGCCATTGTCGATGAGGTCGATTCTGTATTAATTGATGATGCAAGAACGCCACTTATTATTTCAGGACCGGTTCCACAAGGAGATCGTCATGAATTTAATGAATTGAAACCAAAAATCGAAAACTTAGTTGCACAACAACGTCAACTGGCAAACGGATTTTTATCTGAGGCTAAAAAATTAATCAAAGAAGGAAACACTAAAGAAGGTGGATTCTTATTGTTAAGAGCGTACAGAAGTTTACCTAAAAATAAAGCATTAATTAAATTTTTGAGTGAAGAAGGAATCAAACAATTGCTTCAAAAAACCGAAAATCAATACATGCAGGATAACAATCGCGAAATGCACAAAGTCGATGAAGCTTTGTATTTTGTAATTGAAGAAAAAAACAATCAGGTTGAATTGACTGATAATGGTATTCAATACCTTTCAGGAGATACTGATCCCGACTTTTTCGTACTTCCGGATATCGGAACGGAGATTGCTGCTATCGAAAAACAAAAACTAGACAAAGATTCTGAAGCGGAAGCCAGAGAAAGATTGTTCCAGGATTTTGGAGTAAAAAGCGAGCGTATTCATACTTTGACGCAACTTTTAAAAGCATATGCTTTATTTGAAAAAGATGTAGAATATGTGATCATGGAAAACAAAATCATGATTGTAGATGAGCAAACAGGTCGTATCATGGATGGTCGTCGTTATTCTGACGGTTTACACCAAGCGATCGAAGCGAAAGAAAATGTGAAAATCGAAGCCGCTACACAAACTTTTGCAACTGTTACTTTACAGAACTATTTCCGTATGTACAGCAAATTGGGTGGTATGACAGGTACAGCGGTTACAGAAGCTGGCGAGTTATGGCAGATTTATAAATTGGATGTTGTTGAAATTCCAACCAACCGTCCAATCTCAAGACAAGACAAAGAAGATTATATCTACAAAACGACACGTGAGAAATTCAACGCTGTAATTGAAGATGTAACGGAATTATCAAATGCAGGAAGACCAGTTTTAATTGGAACAACTTCTGTAGAAATTTCAGAATTATTAAGCCGAATGCTAAAAATGAGAGGCGTTACCCATAACGTTTTGAATGCGAAAATGCACAAGCAAGAAGCACAAATTGTAGAAGAAGCAGGTAAAGCCGGAGTTGTAACTATTGCAACCAATATGGCTGGTCGTGGTACCGATATTAAATTATCTCCGGAAGTAAAAGCTGCGGGAGGTTTAGCAATTGTTGGTACAGAGCGTCATGATTCCCGTCGTGTAGACAGACAGTTACGTGGTCGTGCAGGACGTCAGGGAGATCCGGGAAGTTCACAGTTTTATGTTTCTCTTGAAGACAACCTAATGCGTTTATTTGGTTCTGAAAGAGTAGCGAAAGTAATGGACAGAATGGGATTACAGGAAGGTGAAGTGATTCAACATTCTATGATGACTAAATCGATCGAGCGTGCTCAGAAAAAAGTAGAAGAAAACAACTTTGGCGTTCGTAAACGTTTATTAGAATATGATGACGTAATGAACTCGCAACGTGAAGTAGTTTACAAACGTCGTCGTCACGCCTTATTTGGTGAGCGTTTGAAACTGGATATTGCCAACATGCTATACGATACTTGTGAAGTAGTAGTGAGTCATAATAAAGCAATGAACGATTTCAAAACTTTCGAATTTGATTTGATCCGTTATTTCTCTATCACTTCTCCAATTTCTGAAGCTGATTTTACAAAATTAACTGATATCGAAATCACCGGAAAAGTATACAAAGAAACTTTAGCTTTCTACACTGAAAAAACAGAAAGAAGTGCCAGAGAAGCTTTCCCAATCATTAAAGGAGTTTATGAAGAGCCTAACAATCATTTTGAGCGTATTGTAGTTCCGTTTACTGATGGAATCAAAACGTTGAATGTGGTTACAGACCTTAAAAAAGCATACGATACCGAAGGAGCTCAGTTAATTGCTGATTTCGAGAAAAACATCACGCTTTCTATTGTTGATGAAGCTTGGAAAAAACATTTACGTAAAATGGACGAATTGAAACAATCTGTTCAATTAGCCGTTCACGAACAAAAAGATCCATTGCTTATCTACAAATTAGAAGCTTTCAAATTGTTTAGAGGAATGTTAGACAACGTTAACAAAGAAGTTATTTCATTCTTATTCAAAGGTGATTTACCAGCTCAAAACGTTCCTGAAATTCAAGAAGCAAGAGAAGTTCGTCAGAAAGAAAATTTCAAATTGAGCAAAGATGAAATTGTAAACAGCGAAGACATCAATCGTGAAGCGGGACAAACGCAAGAACGTCAAATTACAGAAACTATCGTGAGAGATATGCCAAAAATCAATCGTAACGATACTGTAACTGTTCAGGAAGTAGCTACAGGAAAAACAGAAACAATGAAATTTAAAAAAGCAGAAACTTTAATCGCAAATGGCGAATGGGTTATTGTTAAATAA
- a CDS encoding MbnP family protein, with protein sequence MKKIVYKTIVLLTLSIFITACSSDDNNEKNTTGTGKLGLKFDNSFGDNDLILETQPNTTKNNEVLKINLVRYIVSNIVLTKADGTTFTYPKAQSYFIADEGDATAGYQFNLTDVPAGDYTKVKFGIGVDKEQWLLGASGQGDFLAKAQAKDLIWSWSAGYKFIAFEGTFTSSTVKTAVPFMVHTGQIGTAYNYTEVTLDLPTKALVRTTITPAIHIVTDLSKILDGENTIKLSDYNKGGMGAMIMGGEALPKITTNISKMFRIDHVHNN encoded by the coding sequence ATGAAAAAAATAGTATACAAGACTATAGTGCTTCTGACACTTAGTATTTTTATTACAGCCTGTTCTAGCGATGATAACAACGAAAAAAACACAACAGGAACGGGAAAATTAGGTTTGAAATTTGACAATTCTTTTGGAGACAATGACTTAATTTTAGAAACCCAACCCAATACTACCAAAAACAACGAGGTTTTAAAAATCAATCTCGTTCGTTATATTGTCAGCAATATTGTTCTGACAAAAGCAGACGGAACTACTTTTACCTATCCAAAAGCACAGAGCTACTTTATTGCCGATGAAGGGGATGCTACTGCAGGATACCAATTTAATCTTACTGATGTTCCTGCCGGAGATTATACCAAAGTTAAATTTGGCATTGGAGTAGACAAAGAACAATGGCTTTTGGGAGCTTCGGGACAAGGCGATTTTTTAGCCAAGGCACAAGCCAAGGATCTGATTTGGAGCTGGTCTGCAGGTTATAAATTTATAGCCTTCGAAGGAACTTTTACCTCTTCTACCGTTAAAACTGCAGTCCCTTTTATGGTGCATACAGGGCAAATCGGTACAGCATATAATTATACAGAAGTAACGCTGGACTTACCTACCAAAGCCTTAGTGCGAACTACTATCACACCGGCTATTCACATCGTAACAGATTTATCTAAAATTCTGGACGGAGAAAACACCATTAAACTATCTGATTACAACAAAGGCGGAATGGGTGCTATGATTATGGGAGGTGAAGCCTTACCTAAAATCACTACTAACATCTCAAAAATGTTCAGAATAGATCACGTACATAACAATTAG
- a CDS encoding TrmH family RNA methyltransferase: protein MIDLDYLAFLENILTDNRKERFLKVLSNRTKHFTIAVEDVFQMHNTSAVMRSCEVFGIQELNIIEQRYGKRIDKEIAMGAQKWVDINQFDSIANCVSTLKNQGYQIIATTPHENDCLLEDFDITKPSALFFGTERDGLSQEVLDKADGFLKIPMVGFTESLNISVSAAIIIQNLTNRLRNSTINWQLSDEEILEKRLAWAKSSIKDIKRIEARYFEENPR, encoded by the coding sequence ATGATTGATTTAGATTACCTCGCATTTCTTGAAAATATACTAACCGACAACCGCAAGGAAAGATTTCTAAAAGTTTTATCTAACCGTACCAAGCATTTTACAATTGCTGTAGAAGATGTTTTTCAGATGCATAATACAAGCGCTGTTATGCGAAGCTGTGAGGTTTTTGGGATTCAGGAACTGAATATTATAGAGCAGCGTTACGGAAAAAGAATTGATAAAGAAATTGCAATGGGTGCCCAGAAATGGGTAGACATCAATCAGTTTGATTCGATTGCAAATTGCGTTTCAACTTTAAAAAATCAAGGGTATCAAATTATCGCTACAACACCGCATGAAAACGACTGTTTGCTGGAAGATTTTGATATTACCAAACCAAGTGCTTTGTTTTTTGGTACAGAACGCGACGGACTTTCTCAGGAAGTATTGGATAAAGCCGATGGTTTCCTAAAAATACCAATGGTTGGTTTTACAGAAAGTCTAAATATTTCTGTTTCTGCAGCAATCATCATTCAAAATCTTACCAATCGATTACGCAATTCAACTATAAACTGGCAATTGTCTGATGAAGAAATTCTTGAAAAACGATTGGCTTGGGCTAAAAGTTCAATCAAAGATATCAAGAGAATTGAAGCCAGATATTTTGAGGAAAATCCACGATAA